Below is a genomic region from Paraburkholderia sp. BL23I1N1.
CGGCGTCGACGACCTGACGGTCACTGCGCTACCTCGTAGTAGGCCGTCTTCAGGCGGCTTCTCTAATTTCCGCGTGGAGCATTCCAAATGCCATCTCAGACTGGTGGACTTCTCGCCGGCACCGCCGACCTGTCGGTCGACGGCACGACATACATGGTCACCGGCGATTTCAAATACAAGCCCGGGAACAAGAAGCGCGAGACACTCGGCGGTATGGACCGGATCCACGGTTTCAAGGAAACGCCCTCGGCCCCGTACATCGCGTTCAACCTGCGTGACTGGGGTGGGCTAACCGTGGCCGACATCAACAACTGGACCGACGTGACCTGCGTGGCCAAGCTCGCCAACGGCAAGACGGTGATCGGCAGCGCCATGTGGACGGTCGAGGAACAGGAAGTCGACTCGACCGAAGCGAAATTCGACGTCCGTCTCGAAGGGACTGACAATTCCGTGACCGAAGTTCCGACGAGCTGAGCATGAGCCAATCCGAAGAAAAAGTAATTACCCTGGCCGTCCCGCTTTCGCTGGGTGACGCATTGAAGTACGACTCGATCATGTTGCGTGAGCCGACGGTCGACGAGCTCGACCGCAGCACGCAGACGGCCGGGTCGATCTATGCGGTGAACGCTGCGCTGATCTCGATGGTTTCGAGTATTCCGCTGACGTTGATCCGAAAGCTGGGAAAGACCAAGTACGAAGAGGCCGTCGCGTATCTGAAGGGCTTCGACTGGACGTCCCCGAAAGATGAACCGAAGGCGCCGGAAAAGACCGTGGTGCTGAAGCAGCCGATCACCCTGAACGGCGACAACAGAACGTACGACTCGATCCATCTCAGCGAGCCGACGGTCGAGCAACTCGACCAGAGCGCGCAAGTCGACGGCACAGCTTATGCGTGCAATGCCGAACTGATCTCGCTTGTTTCTGGCGTGCCGATCGCCGTAGTGCGGAAGATGGGCAAATCGAGCTACGAGGAGGCGACGGCGTTCCTCTCGGGTTTTACATGGGCGCCCCCGCCGTCTGGCGAGACCTCGGAGACCGGTGCGCCGACGTTACCCACTTCTTCCGGTGGGGACCTGACGCCGTCGGCTGCATGAAGCTGAGCAGGTTCCAGTATTGGCATGACCAGGCCCTGCGCCTGAGACAGAGCACCTGAGGTCTTCCGATGCCCAACGTTTTCCAGATCACGATCAGCGCGGTCGACCGCGCGACCGCGGTTGCCAAGGGCGTCAACGCGTCGATCGGCAAGATTACCAAGCCGATCTCCGACGTGAAGGCCTCCGTACAGGCCTTCTCGAAGGAAACTGGCCTGGACAAGCTCGGGGATCGTCTCGTCAAGGTCGGCGGCGTCGCGAGCGAGGCGGCGCGGCGGATCGGATCGATTGCGCCGCCGCTTGCGGCGATTTCGGCCGCGGGCTCGATCGCAGGCCTTGCGACTATGGCCCACAGCTGGGGACGCACGGCGACCGAGATCTCGAACACGGCGTCGGTCATCGACGTGACGACCGATCAGTTGCAGAAGTACCGCGGTGCCGCGCGGCTGGCAGGCCTATCAGATTCCGACATGACGTCAGGCCTGAAGTCGGTGGGCTCTGCATTCGAGGATGCGGCGGCGGGCCGCGACACCTTCGTCGCTGGCGTGCTGTCAAGCAAGAACATTGGCATCCATCGAATGGCAGATGGCTCGGTCAACACGATCCGCGCGCTGCATGACATTTCGAATGCCGCCTCGAAGATCACCAACGCGCAGGCGCGCGAGAAGTTTCTCGACATCTTCGGACTTGGCTCTCTCGCGCCGCTGCTCTCGAAGGGCGGCGCGGCGATCGACGAATACGTCGCGAAATACGAGAAGCTGGACGCGACGATGACGCCTGATCAGATCGCGCGTGGCGAACGCTTCAACGAGA
It encodes:
- a CDS encoding phage tail assembly protein, with the protein product MSQSEEKVITLAVPLSLGDALKYDSIMLREPTVDELDRSTQTAGSIYAVNAALISMVSSIPLTLIRKLGKTKYEEAVAYLKGFDWTSPKDEPKAPEKTVVLKQPITLNGDNRTYDSIHLSEPTVEQLDQSAQVDGTAYACNAELISLVSGVPIAVVRKMGKSSYEEATAFLSGFTWAPPPSGETSETGAPTLPTSSGGDLTPSAA
- a CDS encoding phage tail tube protein, which codes for MPSQTGGLLAGTADLSVDGTTYMVTGDFKYKPGNKKRETLGGMDRIHGFKETPSAPYIAFNLRDWGGLTVADINNWTDVTCVAKLANGKTVIGSAMWTVEEQEVDSTEAKFDVRLEGTDNSVTEVPTS